Proteins found in one Heliomicrobium undosum genomic segment:
- a CDS encoding transposase family protein — translation MQSVAQPPTKLQVILCRTPGGKKAGRQVQLFTQYASKVHGFSQMVRQAKNGRKQPRIKAPAIFTVAFFGAFFGMESMEQMEHWRKTGTFRQLVPKKVSLPSHDTVRKALTEWDLEEHGSSMTV, via the coding sequence ATGCAAAGTGTAGCACAGCCACCCACAAAACTACAAGTAATCCTCTGTAGAACACCCGGTGGGAAAAAAGCGGGCCGACAAGTTCAACTTTTTACGCAGTACGCCTCAAAGGTACATGGCTTTTCGCAGATGGTTCGTCAAGCAAAGAATGGCCGCAAACAACCCCGTATCAAAGCCCCAGCCATTTTTACCGTCGCTTTTTTTGGCGCCTTTTTCGGCATGGAGAGTATGGAACAGATGGAACATTGGCGGAAAACGGGGACATTTCGTCAACTGGTTCCCAAAAAAGTGTCCTTGCCATCTCATGACACCGTACGAAAGGCACTGACAGAATGGGATCTGGAAGAGCACGGAAGCAGCATGACCGTGTGA